From Verrucomicrobia bacterium S94, the proteins below share one genomic window:
- a CDS encoding ACT domain-containing protein, which translates to MANRNNLVISVMDRDRPGIVAEVTEGISSLGGNLADLRESVLCGYFTMILVVDFPVEVTVEQVQKALATGKTSHVSVEQVEGMLDEVDRSEQTYILSAVAKDRVGLVAQVSRFCYDRGVNILDLASYVDGDQYTMMLQLEFPDIRKLETFRTELSDFGKASGLNLVLQHNDIFRATNEI; encoded by the coding sequence ATGGCGAACAGAAACAATTTGGTAATATCAGTAATGGACCGTGACCGGCCGGGCATTGTGGCCGAGGTGACGGAGGGAATCAGCTCGCTTGGCGGCAATCTGGCGGACCTCCGGGAATCAGTGCTTTGCGGCTACTTCACAATGATCCTGGTGGTCGATTTCCCGGTTGAAGTGACGGTAGAGCAGGTGCAGAAAGCGCTTGCAACCGGAAAAACCTCTCATGTTTCCGTTGAACAGGTGGAGGGAATGCTTGATGAAGTCGATCGTTCGGAGCAGACCTATATTCTGTCGGCTGTGGCGAAAGACCGCGTTGGACTTGTGGCCCAGGTTTCGCGTTTCTGTTACGATCGCGGGGTCAACATCCTTGATCTTGCCTCCTATGTTGACGGCGATCAGTACACCATGATGCTTCAATTGGAATTTCCGGATATCCGGAAGCTGGAGACTTTCAGGACTGAGCTTTCCGACTTCGGAAAGGCCAGCGGCCTGAATCTGGTTCTGCAGCACAACGATATCTTCCGTGCCACCAACGAAATCTGA